A genomic stretch from Chitinophaga lutea includes:
- the deoC gene encoding deoxyribose-phosphate aldolase, with the protein MKLNRYIDHTILKPVTTLEDIKKLCMEAVEYDFAAVCVPPPFVKLAKTFVGSTPTKVATVTGFPFGYSAIEAKVAETVLAIIDEADELDMVANLLAIRNGDWGYLEKEIATIMPLIRNKQRSIKVIIESGILLEEEIIRCCELYAKYGVDFVKTSTGYAEKGASVEAVALMRKHLPANIHIKASGGVRTFAFAKDLIDAGATRIGTSSGVAIMKESVLAGKKETN; encoded by the coding sequence ATGAAACTGAACCGCTACATCGATCATACCATACTCAAACCGGTCACCACCCTGGAGGATATCAAAAAACTCTGCATGGAGGCCGTGGAATACGACTTTGCCGCCGTGTGCGTGCCGCCCCCTTTTGTAAAACTGGCCAAGACCTTCGTGGGAAGCACTCCCACTAAAGTAGCCACCGTTACCGGGTTCCCTTTCGGTTATTCAGCCATAGAGGCCAAAGTGGCCGAAACGGTGCTGGCCATCATCGACGAGGCCGACGAGCTGGACATGGTGGCCAACCTGCTGGCTATCCGTAATGGCGACTGGGGGTACCTCGAGAAGGAAATCGCCACCATTATGCCCCTTATCCGCAATAAACAACGGTCCATCAAGGTAATTATCGAAAGTGGCATATTATTGGAGGAAGAGATCATCAGGTGCTGCGAGCTGTATGCGAAGTACGGGGTGGATTTCGTGAAAACGTCCACCGGGTACGCCGAAAAAGGCGCCAGCGTGGAAGCAGTGGCCCTGATGCGCAAACATCTGCCCGCCAATATCCATATCAAGGCTTCCGGCGGAGTTCGTACCTTTGCATTTGCGAAGGATCTGATAGATGCAGGCGCCACCCGTATCGGCACCAGTTCAGGCGTGGCCATTATGAAAGAATCCGTACTGGCCGGTAAAAAAGAGACAAACTAA
- a CDS encoding SPOR domain-containing protein, producing the protein MILRTGCLLIVMFSALALRAQDNGGGNVKVVKDNRIDVLIKKQIYINTLAIRNQPGFRVQVLTTNKRNEANDAKAKAMQLFPEFRSYLDWEAPYFKVRVGDFKTRQEATDLRNKLADHYSGGVFVVPTIINVSPEKELE; encoded by the coding sequence ATGATATTAAGAACAGGCTGTTTATTGATCGTGATGTTTTCCGCGCTTGCGCTGCGCGCCCAGGACAATGGCGGCGGCAATGTGAAAGTGGTGAAAGACAACCGGATCGACGTTCTCATCAAAAAACAGATCTATATCAACACCCTGGCCATCCGCAATCAGCCGGGCTTCCGCGTGCAGGTGCTCACTACCAACAAACGCAACGAGGCCAACGATGCAAAAGCGAAGGCCATGCAGCTGTTCCCTGAATTCCGCAGTTACCTCGACTGGGAAGCGCCTTATTTCAAGGTGCGCGTGGGTGATTTCAAAACCCGCCAGGAAGCCACCGATCTCAGAAACAAATTAGCAGACCATTACAGCGGAGGCGTATTTGTTGTGCCTACCATTATCAACGTATCACCGGAAAAAGAATTAGAATGA